The Psychroflexus sp. ALD_RP9 region ATCTGAAAAGAAAAACTTTCGCCAAAAACCAAAACTACAATAACACTAACGAAATATATAAATTAGCATTACTACTGTTTTAAACGATTGCTATTTAATTATTCGCAGCCACAATTACTCATACCACAAGCTTTAGATGTTTTTTTTGTTGACCAAAAAAACTTTCTAATTAAATAAGCAAGTGCTGCTACAAATGCGATGATGACTAAAATTGTTTGTATCATAATAATTTTAGTTAAGGGTTTGAAAAGCAATTAAAGCGACAACATAAGCTAAAACTGTCATGCCAAATAGTTGGATCATGGCCCATTTCCAAGTACCAGTTTCGCGTCTAACAATAGCTAAAGTACTCATGCACTGCATGGCAAAGGCATAGAATAAAAGTAGGCTAACACCACTTGCAAAGGTAAATAAAGGGCCACCCAAAATAGGATTAACTTCCTGTGCCATTCGGTTTTTAATAGTTTCTTCTTCTTCGCTGCCAACACTATAAATGGTAGCAAGCGTACCTACAAAAACTTCTCTTGCAGCAAATGAACTAATAATTGCAATACCGATTTTCCAATCATAGCCTAATGGTGTTACAGCAGGCTCAATAGCTCTTCCCATAATACCAATGTAGGAATGCTTCAATTTATAAGATGCAATTTTTGTATCGAGCTCTTGGCTGGTGAGCTGCTCACCACTTTGTTGAACTTGAGTTGTAACAATTTCTTCTGCTTGATTAAAATCGTCTCCTGGACCGTAACTTGCTAAGACCCATAATACAATTGAAATAGCCAAAATAATTTTACCTGCGCCAAAGACAAATGATTTTGTTTTTTCAATAACGGTAAACGCTACATTTTTAAACATGGGCAATTTATAATCGGGCATTTCAACCACAAAATAAGTTTTAGAATTCATTTTCAAAAACTTATTGGCCACCCAAGCTGAACCAATGGCCGTTATAAATCCTAACAGATACAAAAGCATTAAAGTGATGCCTTGATAATTAAAAAGCCCAAATAAACGCTCATCAGGAATCACTAAAGCAATGATGATTAAATAGACGGGCAATCGAGCTGAACAGGTTGTAAATGGTACAACTAAAATGGTAATGAGTCGTTCTTTCCAGCTTTCAATATTTCTGGCAGCCATAACAGCAGGAATGGCACAAGCTGTGCCAGAAATAAGAGGCACAACACTTTTACCGCTCAGGCCGAATCGGCGCATGATACGATCCATTAGGAAAACAACCCGACTCATGTAGCCCGTTTCTTCTAAAATACTAATAAAGAGAAATAGAAACGCAATTTGTGGTATAAAAATCACAATGCCACCTATGCCAGGAATAATACCTTCAGCAATTAAATTTGTAAAGGCACCAGTAGGAAGGTTTTGTTTTGTTAGTTCGCTTAATGAGGCAAATAAAGCATCAATAAGGTCCATAGGGTAAGACGACCAATCGTATATCGCTTGAAAAATTAGAAATAATATAGCACCAAAAATTACATATCCCCAAAATTTATGAATCAATAACCGGTCTAAACTAGCACGTAAACCCTTAGCTTGGGTAATATCTTTGGTTAATGTTTCTCGTAAAGTTTCATTAATGAATTTATAACGAGCAATCGTTTCTTTATGTTGTAAGCGCTTAAGCTCTGCATTGCTTTTAGGTTCTAGGCCATCACCTTGAATGCGATTTCGATTAAGGTTACCAAAGTTAACATCTTGGGTAATGACGAGCCACAACTTGTATAAATCTTGTTTAGGGTAGGTTTTTTGAAGCGCTTGAAAATAATCTGGATCTATTTCTGAAGCATTTACACATGGTTGAGTTGGTAATGATTTATAGTTTTCAATGAGTTGTCTTAAACGATCAAAACCTGTGTTTTTTCGAGCGCTTAATAATGCAATTTTAGTTTGTAATTTTGCTTCAAGCGCTTTAACATCTAAACTAATGCCTTTACGCTCCATGCGGTCGGCCATGTTTATCGCTAGAATACAGGGAATACCTAAATCTTTAATTTGAGTGAATAGTAATAAGTTACGTTTTAAGTTTTCAATATCACTAACCACAACAATTACATCAGGAAAATCTTTATCGTTTTTGTTGAGTAATAATTCAATGACAACACTTTCGTCAAGAGAAGTTGCATTTAAGCTGTAAGTACCAGGTAAATCTAAAATATGTGCTTTTAAAACCCGTGATAATTTTGCAGTACCTTCTTTTTTTTCGACTGTTATACCTGGATAATTACCAACTTTTTGATTGAGTCCTGTTAGTTGATTAAAAACAGATGTTTTACCAGTATTAGGATTGCCAACTAAGGCAACATTGATTTGTTTACCCATAACTATAACAAAATTTCAATTTCAATTTGTTGTGCCGTTTCTTGACGTATGGCTAAGTAGGTGTCGTTTACATTTAAATAAAGCGGGTCTTTAAACGGTGTATTTTGTACCAACTGAACCTCATTTCCTGGAAGACAACCCATTTCAAAAAGTTTAAGCGGTATAGCTTTAGACGACATTTGGGTAATTTTGGCTTTTTGCCCTTTCTTTAAATCGGCTATGGTTGGCATTGTTTATTTAGATTTATTTTAAACAAAATTACTAAACATTTAAGTTTTAAGGATGATTAAGATTCAGTTTTTTTGAATTATTAACATCTGAAAGAAGCTCATGAGGTTTATCTGAGTAACTTCAACAGTTATTAAAACCTATTAGTCTTCAGGTTGATATTCAAGCTTTAAAATTGAAATATCTTCGATAAGGTCTTCAATTTCTTCAGGATTTGTTCCATCGTAAAAACCGCGAATACGCTTTTCTTTATCAACTAACACAAAATTTTCGGTATGTACTAAATCATATGGGCCGCCGTCACCTTCGGTTTTTGAAGCTAAATACTGCTTGCGCGCAAGCTGATAAATTTGTTTTTTATCGCCTGTAACTAACTGCCATTTTTCAGGATTAACTCCTTTTTCTTTAGCATATTTTTGCAGTTGCTTGACATCATCAATTTCTGGTGTAACTGAATGTGAAAGCAACATGATTTCGGGGTCGTTAAGATATTCTTTTTGTAAGGTTTGCATACTTTTAGCCATGTCGATACAAATGCTTTGGCAGGTTGTAAAAAAGAAATCGGCCACGTATATTTTATCTTTAAATTTAGCTTGCGAAATACTATCGCCTAGTTGGTTAACAAGTGCAAAATCACCAACTTTATGAAATTTACGAATGTGCTGTACGCTTGTGTCTACTAAATCGGCTGTAACCATATCTGGTTGGTAAACAGGTAATTTAGGTGTGGGCTTGTATAAATTGTAAATAATCGTAACGATAACGGCCGACATTAGCAGCATGACAACTGCAAAAAACTTGTATTTAGCAAAAAACTTAAGCATGAATTAATTTTATACAAAAATAAGGCTTCATTAGCTGCTTTGGCGTGATAAAAGTTACAATTATTTGTTAATCAATCTTTGTAAAATCAGTTTAATAGCTCTTGCTAGGATACCTTTCTTTAGCTCAACCCCATACGGGAATGATAAACATTTAATAAATAATTAATTCGGCATTTTAATTAGTGCGCTAAAACCTTACTTTTGCAATTTAAATTTTAAAATAATCATGGATCCATTTTATATAAAAGCTATTCAACTTCTTTTAAGTTTATCACTCTTAATCGTTTTACACGAATTAGGGCATTTTATTCCTGCCAAGTTATTTAAAACACGTGTGGAGAAGTTCTACTTGTTTTTTGATTTAAAATTTTCACTCTTTAAGAAAAAAATAGGCGAAACTGTTTATGGCATCGGCTGGTTGCCGCTTGGAGGTTACGTGAAAATTTCAGGAATGATAGATGAAAGTATGGATAAAGAGCAAATGGCAAAACCACCGCAACCTTGGGAGTTTAGAAGTAAGCCAGCTTGGCAACGACTCATTATTATGTTAGGTGGTGTAACCGTTAATATTATTCTGGGTTTTGTGATTTACATGATGATTCTTCTAGTTTTTGGAAGAGATTATGTCAAGCCAGAAAGTTTATCGAATGGATTTACCGTTGCTGAACCTTTAAAAGCGTATGGTTTTCAAGACGGTGATAACTTTTTAAGTGTAGATGGTAAAGCTTTAGAAAACCCGATGAATATCAACGAAGTCTTTATGCTTAGAGATTTCGAAAAGGTTGAAGTACAACATACCAATGGCTCTATTGAAGTTTTAGAAGTGCCAGAAGATATAGGTGTAGAACTTTTTAAAGCAGGTTACCAAATACCATTTACACCAGTTTTTGAGGCTAAATTAGATAGCATTGTACCAGAAAGTCCAGCCGGATTAGCTGGTTTGCAGCCTGGTGATCAGGTTATTGGTGTTAATGGTGAACCTGTACAATTTTGGCACGAGTTAACAACTGTTGTTAAAAACAGTGTCGATGAAGATGTACTAATTAAATACCAGCGCAACAATGCTATTGATAGCGTTAAAATTAGAGTTCCTGAAGAAGCTGTGATCGGGATTTATGTAGATGCTAGTTTAGAGCGTGGTCATCGTGATTATAGCTTTACTGAAAGTTTAGTTGGTGGCTTTTCATTTGGAGTACGTCAACTCACAAATTATGCCGCACAGTTCAAATATATTTTTACTGAAAAAGGCGCTTCACAAGTTGGTGGTTTTGGTGCAATCGGTGGTTTATTTCCAGATACTTGGGATTGGGTTTCGTTTTGGGAAACAACCGCTTTTATTTCTATTATCTTAGCTTTTATGAATATTTTACCCATACCAGCTTTAGATGGTGGCCATGTAATGTTTTTACTATACGAAATGGTTTCAGGTCGAAAACCTAATGAAAAGGTAATGGAGTATGCCCAAATGGTAGGGTTTTTTGTTTTAATTGCCTTAGTTTTATATGCTAATGGTAATGATGTTTATCGCTACTTTTTTGAATAAAAAATTTTAAAAAAATGTTTTGCAAAACTAAAAAAGGGTTTATATTTGCACTCGCAAAACAGAAAAAACGTTCTTAACATATAAATTCCTCCTTAGCTCAGTTGGTTAGAGCATCTGACTGTTAATCAGAGGGTCCAAAGTTCGAGTCTTTGAGGAGGAGCAAACAAAGCCTGATACGAAAGTATCGGGCTTTTTTGTTTTATATAAATAGCATTTATTTATATTTAAATTTTATAATTGAAGACGCATTTGTAATGCCATTTAAAGATCAACAACCAAGAAAACGAATAGAATACCGTGGTGAAAATATACGTGTTTCTAGAACTAGTGGTGTATCTGCCACTAAAACGATTTCTAAAGACGGTTATGGGGCTACCATAAATACCAATCATGGCCTAAGATTTCATAAACGTTTATTTAAAGGTGCTAGGATAGGTTTACAAAATGGTAACTTTCAATTTATTGGGAGATATAAAAGTGGGCCATTTAATTTTAATGTGTCTAAATCAGGCGTTAGTACCTCGATAAAAAACAAAAGAGGTTCCTACAATCTACTTAAACCAAACTATTCTAGTTTTAAAATGGGTGGCGTTCAAGTTAGAGGTAAAAATGCCGCTACTTTACAGCTTATATTTATGTTTTTTCAGCTGGCATTGGGTTTAATACAGCTTATTTGGCATATAACCATCAACTTGTTGTGGTTAAGTTTTTTAGGGATTAAATGGCTGTTTGATTTTAGTGTAGGGTTTTATAAAGGGTTTAACTCAAAAGCTAATTAACTTTTAAGGTTTGACTTATGTTTGATGAGTCAAGTTTGATTTTTTAACGATATAGCAGATTAACTAGGCGTAGTAAGGTTAAAAATATTTACTTATATTTAATGTGATATGAAAACAACACCAAACATAAATTCTTTCTTTCCTTTATTGGCTCTAAGTCTTCTGCTTATTCCCTTTGTGGCCATGCAACTAACACCAGAAGTCAATTGGTCTATTTTAGATTTTATAGTTATGGGCGCTTTACTATTAAGCTTTAGTTATGGTGTATTTTTTATTATACAATTTGCAAAGCGCAAGTGGTTGAAGTATGGCTTAATATTTTTGTTATTTGTTATGCTACTTCTAGTTTGGGTAGAATTAGCAGTGGGATTATTTAGTGTATAATTTGGGTGTTTTATATAAAGCAGTATTAGTTGGTTGTCTTGGTTTTTTTAGGTCTATAGAATAAGGTCACCAAAAGTAATAAGGCTAAAAATATTAAAATATAAACTTCCATCTTAGTATATAAATCAACTGAAGCGATGGCTTTTTTACCGATAAATAATTGTCGGCGGCCTTCTTCTAACTGAATTTTAGATAAACTGTGTAAGTTAGTTTCGAGTGTATTAATTTTTATTTGTAAATCTTTGTAAGATTTAGGTGCTTGACCTAACTTGTTTTCTAAGCGGTAAAGTTGTTCTAAATTCTGCTCTAAATCATTAAGTGTAGTTGCTTCAACAGGAACGAGCTTTGTGGTCTTAAATTTTTCAAGTAGCTGATTTATTTCTGTATTAATTTCTTTATTTCTTTGGTTATAAAAAGCATCGTTTTGTTCTAAAATCGCGAGTTCTTTTTCTTGAAGTAACAAGTTAATTTCAAAAATAATATCGTTGACTACTAAACGATCTTGATAGATGCTGTTGATGCTTTCTTGTAGCTTTTCAAAATTATGGCGGTCTACAAAATTAGTGGCAATAATTACTAACATCATAAACAGAAGTGCGCCAGCCCATTTTAGTTTTGTTAATTTCATACAATCACTCTTAATTTAATTGAAATATACTAAAAAATGTAGATTTAAACTTGGCTTTTTTTGACTTTAATAACGCAGGCTGATTTTTTAGTTATTTGTTGTGCTGTTAAGCTGTTTTATTTTTAACATACTTTCAGATATTTAGGACGGTAATAAGCTTTGCTTGGTGTTGTTTTAATCGGTATTTCGGTTAAGGCTAAACCCTTAGTTAACCCTAAGTATCCCCCAAGTATCCCCCAAGTATCCCCTAAGTATCTCCCTAGTATCTCTTTAGTGAGCTGCTTCAACTGATGTCTAAATTAAAGTGAAATTTTAGTTCGTTTGCTGTTCTTTTAGTCGTATTTAATTCACCTTGTAGATTTTGCCTCATAGTTTCCATAGGCTTTAAATAGAGCCATTGGGTTTTACTTGTTTTTATTGTAACTTCAACCAAAAAAATAATCATGACAGCAGCTTTTGTTTTTCAGTTGGTTAATGCCTTAGTTTTGCCCGCTTGGTTAAGTTTAGTGTTTTTTCCGAAAAAGAAATGGCGACAATTGGTGGTTTATACGATTGCTTTGCTCATGGCTTTGGTTTATGCGGTTTATGTGGTATCAGGTTTAGGGCAATTTAATCCTGAAGCCTTTTCTACTTTAGCAGGGATTAAGGCTTTATTTGCGACTGATCAAGCGGTGTTAGCTGGCTGGATTCATTATTTAGTTTTTGATTTATTAGTAGGTAATTGGCTATTACAACAATCGCAAAAACACGGTATTTCGCATGCTTTCATGGTACCATGTTTATTGCTATGCTTTATGTTTGGTCCTGTGGGTTTTATAGCTTACAGCTTGGTGCGTTTAGCTTATAAAATTACTTCAAAGCCTTCAACCGAAGCTCAACAATAACTAAACTACATCAATATGCTTCACACTTTTTTTAGTCGTTTATTAAAGGTCTTAGCCGCTATCTTGGGCTTATTGCTTATTGGCTTTGTGGTGTTAAAATTAGTTTATAATTCGCCTGTACCTTCTGGAGAAAGCGGTCCAGCTGCCGACGACTTGGCACAGCAAATGTTAGATGCCATGCATCATGAGGCTTTTTCTGAAGCCAAAGAAATTCATTGGGTGTTTCGCGATACCAATCATTACAAATGGTATTTACAAAAACATCAGGTGTTGGTATCTTGGGAAGATTATCAGGTTTTACTACAAACCAAAACACCTGAGCAAAGTAGCGCATATCACCAAGAAGTTGTATTAACGGGTAAAGCGAAAGACAAAGCGATTGCTTACGCTGTAAAAAATTTTAATAACGACAGTTTTTGGTTGGTTGCGCCATATAAAGTTTTTGATCCTGGCACTAAGCGGGAGTTGGTTAAAGAGGCTGGCCAACAACAACTTTTAGTGACTTATACTTCTGGAGGAAGCACACCTGGCGACAGCTACCTTTGGCAATTAAATGATCAAAACCTACCTATTGCAATGAAGATGTGGGTGAGTATTATTCCCTTTGATGGTTTAGAAGCCCAATGGCTTAACTGGCAAATGACCAGTGGTGGTTTTCTTTTGCCTGAGCAACGACAAATCATGGGCGTTAACATTCCTGTGAGCAAGGTAAAGGTTGTGCCTTAAAGCTTTATGGTTTTACTAACCGTAAAATTAAAGGCAACATCAGTTAAGGATAACCACCTCAGGACTTACTGATAGGCCTAAATATTGCCCAACTGAACGAGAAGTTCTAAAAAAATTTGATGGTTAAAATTATATTCGTTAGTTTTAAATTAAACTTACAAACCAATTCATGAGCCAACTTCCCTTTTCACCTCATATTAATAATAATGCTTTAGCCAGCATTTTTAATAATACTTCTGCCACCTATAAATTTTATTGGTTTTTAGGAATTATTGAAGAAGTTGAACAAGGAAGACGTGAAATTGAGAAAAAAAGAATTTTTTCGAGAATGATAGCAAATGCCTGGTATCCTATTAACTATTTTAAGATATCGTTTGGCACTCAAGATAAAATTGCTGAAATCATAGAATATCTTGTTACAACCACTAATCTTGTAGAGAATGAAGACAAATCAAAAATATATAATTTCCTGACTGAATCACTTGATAAGGAAGTCATTAAATATTTATTTCATCTGGATAAAAACGTACCACATTGGTTTTTGAGTCCATGGTTTAAAGGGCATAAAAAAACTGAAATTTATAGACAATCCTTAGCGAGTAATGATTATGCTATGTATAGGCTTGAAAAAAATACAATTACTGTTAATGAAAATTGGTTAACCTATATTTTATCAAATGCAAAAATATTAAAAGAGTATACACTATGGAATCTAGCACTATTTGTACAAAGTAAAAACCCATTAATACCAGATGTTGTAAATAAATTAATTAAACCAGCAAAACGAAATTCACTGACGTACCAAAGAAATAATTTTTGGAATATATATCTTAATGAAAAAAGAGATGTTAGGTGTATTTTTACTGGTGAGCAACTCGATGAATCAAATTATGAGTTAGATCATTTTGTGCCATACTCATGGGTGTCACACGACTTGATTTGGAACTTAGTTCCTGTTTTATCAGGGTTTAATAGTTCTAAAAATAATAAACTTCCTATTCTTGAAAAGCATTTTAATAGCTTTTACAATATTCAAAAAGATGCCTTAAATTTAATTGATAAGAGATTGAAAAAAAGATTTCGAGATGAATATATTACTATATTTAAATCTTATCAAACACCTGAAGATTTTAAATACCAAAAATTAATGGATACTCTAGAGCCACAAATTTCGGCTGCAAGCAATAATGGCTTCGAGTTTCTAGAATAAAATCATGGCCAACCAAAAGACTAACTCACATTTCACCGCTAAAGAAAGAGAAAAAATATCTTTCCCTACACGTATTTTGCTTAATGAAAATTTAATTGATGGCAAAACATTAGACTTTGGCTGTGGGCACGGAAAAGATGTTGAAGAGTTAAAAGCAAAAGGTTTTGAAATTGAAGGTTATGATCCGTATTACCAGCCTGATTATCCAAATCAAAAATTTGATACGATTTTATGCCATTACGTATTGAATGTTTTACAAAACCAAGACCAAGCAAAAGTTTTATATGAAGTTTCTAACTTACTAAAATTTGGAGGGAAAGCCTATTTTAGTGTACGTCGAGACATCAATAACCCTGGTTTTAGAACTCATTTTGTACATAAAGTAAAAACGTTTCAAACCAATGTCATTCTTCCGTTTAAAACAGTTTTCATTAATGAAAATGTAGAAATTTACGAATACCAACACTATTGTTTTCTAAACCAAAATCAACCAGAAGTCAGTCCGTTTTTTGAAAAACTAGAACCCAAAGAGCAAGTGGGCGAATTAGCGAGTTGCTTTGCTTTTCGGGATAAGTTTCCAGTTACAAAAGGGCACACTTTAGTGATTCCCAAGCGACAAGTTGCTAATTACTTCGATTTAAATTTTAAAGAACAATCGGCCTGTTGGTTTTTAGTCAACTTAATTAAAGCCGACTTGCAAAAACAGTTCAGTCCTGATGGTTTTAACATCGGCATCAACATCAACGAAGCCGCTGGACAAACTATTTTTCATTGCCACATCCACATTATTCCCAGATATAATAACGATGTTGAAAATCCGCGTGGAGGCGTTCGTGGGGTTATTGATGGAAAGAAGGAGTATTGATTTAAATCATTTTAATCCATTCTCTAAGATATTTTATTGGAAACGGTAAAACTGTCAAATCTCCATTTTTAACAAAATCAACATTCATAAGAGGAAGTAATTTATCAAAAAGGTATTGTGAATTTTTAAAAGTATCAATTTTTCTAATCACCGATGCTCTCGAAATAGTTTGTTGAATTCCTTTTCCTTTTATACCAACAAAATAAAAGTGACTTTTATTTTGTCGGAATGAGTGAATATCTAACTGACTGTCTAATAATTCATATCTGGATTTATCTCTTAAATATGATTTTAATACTTCTCCTGTTTCTTGTTTAACTTTTTCGACAAAGGTTTTTTTGTCATTTCTGTTTTTGAAGCAGTGTAGTAGATTTTTTTTATTCCAAATTTCAATTTGATTTATTTTGCTTTTTAACCCTTGCGCTTTTTCTGTTTCAAATACTTCACCTATTAATTTTAATACTAAATCTTTAGTGATATTAATTTTGGCAGTTTCTTTCGTCAATATATCGTTTATTAATTCAAACTCTGGAATTGTGAAGTTATTAGTTCGCTTTATTATATTAATATTCCCAATATCATCCTTAACAATAAATTCGGTATAGTTATCATTACCAAAAGCATCACACAACTCATCATATTCATTTTGATTAAATAAATCTGATTCGAATTTTTCAAAATAAAATTTACCATCCGGTTTAACTGTTAAGTAGTAGAATTCTTCATTATGTTTTATTCCAAAAATCCATTTGTTAGTGTAATTAAACTTAGACCAATCAATTATTGAAATTTTATTGTTGCTAATATCATTTTTAATTGCTAATTCTTTAATAATTGCTTTGAGACTTGCTTTTGAGTTCAGTTTGAAATCTTCAAAAGTTATATGTTGGATATTATTGGAAGGTTTATAAGGGTCATTCTGTTCATATTTTTGATAAAAACGTTTATTGTGAATTAGCTTAACACTATAACTCGTATTGTTTTCTTTTTTAGCAATTTTTGTTTTTGAATTTGGAACAAGGCTCTCAATTTCTTGTTTGATGAAATCAAGATGTTCGTTTGAGCTTTCATCTTTGATTCCATCAATTAGAAAAATACTTTCATTTAATTTACTATAATCAAAAGTATTTAAATGGCGAACAACATTGTTTGCTTTAACTTCTTTAAATTTAAAACTTAAATACTTTGAGAGTTTCTCGTTTATGTTGTCTAAAACATCTGATAATATTCCTATTTTACTGTCTTTAAATTCGTTTAAGTTGCTAAAATCTAAAAATGGAATATTACTTTTCTCTAAAGTTCCTTTTTTTGAAGTTTGTTTTAGGATGAATAGATTATCTGCTTTAACTTTCTCGGTAGATAAAACCCGTCTAAGTGTGTTGGTGGAATGAACAAATGTATATTTTGGGTATTCTTTGAGTTTCTTTTTCGAAAACTCCATTTGCTTACTTAATAAAACACTTGAAAATGTTTTTACATTTAGTTGTAAACAACAATTTGGATCAATATAAAAATCTAACCCTACAATTTTAAAAATTTGTTCTTTTTCTTTTGACTTACTAATTTTTAAATGGCTTGGACTGAATAAATAAAGCTTACCTGTCAGGTTGTTAAATGTTAGTCTTTTATGATTTGGTGTAGCAATTGAGTTAATTATTAACTGGGCTAGTGTATGTGTATCTAATTGTTCAAGTTCTTTTGCATTTAAAAACTTAAATGAAAACTTATCACCATCTTCAATTTTTTCAAGTTGTTTAGATATATCTAAGTTTGTAATATACTTTTTGTCAAATAGTGCGTAAAATGATTTGCCTCTTTCAAAAATGATACTTTTTGTTTTTAATTTAAACCCAATCTCATCAAGCACTAATGCACCATATTTTATATAATCCTCAGAAGCAGAAAACTTAACAACTGTATAGTCCAACAACAATTGCTGGAAGTTCAACTGTATATCTAACTGGTTTGTTTTACAAGTTTGCATAAATGTTT contains the following coding sequences:
- a CDS encoding ferrous iron transport protein A, whose translation is MPTIADLKKGQKAKITQMSSKAIPLKLFEMGCLPGNEVQLVQNTPFKDPLYLNVNDTYLAIRQETAQQIEIEILL
- a CDS encoding HIT family protein; protein product: MANQKTNSHFTAKEREKISFPTRILLNENLIDGKTLDFGCGHGKDVEELKAKGFEIEGYDPYYQPDYPNQKFDTILCHYVLNVLQNQDQAKVLYEVSNLLKFGGKAYFSVRRDINNPGFRTHFVHKVKTFQTNVILPFKTVFINENVEIYEYQHYCFLNQNQPEVSPFFEKLEPKEQVGELASCFAFRDKFPVTKGHTLVIPKRQVANYFDLNFKEQSACWFLVNLIKADLQKQFSPDGFNIGININEAAGQTIFHCHIHIIPRYNNDVENPRGGVRGVIDGKKEY
- a CDS encoding MCP four helix bundle domain-containing protein; the encoded protein is MKLTKLKWAGALLFMMLVIIATNFVDRHNFEKLQESINSIYQDRLVVNDIIFEINLLLQEKELAILEQNDAFYNQRNKEINTEINQLLEKFKTTKLVPVEATTLNDLEQNLEQLYRLENKLGQAPKSYKDLQIKINTLETNLHSLSKIQLEEGRRQLFIGKKAIASVDLYTKMEVYILIFLALLLLVTLFYRPKKTKTTN
- a CDS encoding ABA4-like family protein, with translation MTAAFVFQLVNALVLPAWLSLVFFPKKKWRQLVVYTIALLMALVYAVYVVSGLGQFNPEAFSTLAGIKALFATDQAVLAGWIHYLVFDLLVGNWLLQQSQKHGISHAFMVPCLLLCFMFGPVGFIAYSLVRLAYKITSKPSTEAQQ
- a CDS encoding HNH endonuclease domain-containing protein, which gives rise to MSQLPFSPHINNNALASIFNNTSATYKFYWFLGIIEEVEQGRREIEKKRIFSRMIANAWYPINYFKISFGTQDKIAEIIEYLVTTTNLVENEDKSKIYNFLTESLDKEVIKYLFHLDKNVPHWFLSPWFKGHKKTEIYRQSLASNDYAMYRLEKNTITVNENWLTYILSNAKILKEYTLWNLALFVQSKNPLIPDVVNKLIKPAKRNSLTYQRNNFWNIYLNEKRDVRCIFTGEQLDESNYELDHFVPYSWVSHDLIWNLVPVLSGFNSSKNNKLPILEKHFNSFYNIQKDALNLIDKRLKKRFRDEYITIFKSYQTPEDFKYQKLMDTLEPQISAASNNGFEFLE
- the feoB gene encoding ferrous iron transport protein B, which encodes MGKQINVALVGNPNTGKTSVFNQLTGLNQKVGNYPGITVEKKEGTAKLSRVLKAHILDLPGTYSLNATSLDESVVIELLLNKNDKDFPDVIVVVSDIENLKRNLLLFTQIKDLGIPCILAINMADRMERKGISLDVKALEAKLQTKIALLSARKNTGFDRLRQLIENYKSLPTQPCVNASEIDPDYFQALQKTYPKQDLYKLWLVITQDVNFGNLNRNRIQGDGLEPKSNAELKRLQHKETIARYKFINETLRETLTKDITQAKGLRASLDRLLIHKFWGYVIFGAILFLIFQAIYDWSSYPMDLIDALFASLSELTKQNLPTGAFTNLIAEGIIPGIGGIVIFIPQIAFLFLFISILEETGYMSRVVFLMDRIMRRFGLSGKSVVPLISGTACAIPAVMAARNIESWKERLITILVVPFTTCSARLPVYLIIIALVIPDERLFGLFNYQGITLMLLYLLGFITAIGSAWVANKFLKMNSKTYFVVEMPDYKLPMFKNVAFTVIEKTKSFVFGAGKIILAISIVLWVLASYGPGDDFNQAEEIVTTQVQQSGEQLTSQELDTKIASYKLKHSYIGIMGRAIEPAVTPLGYDWKIGIAIISSFAAREVFVGTLATIYSVGSEEEETIKNRMAQEVNPILGGPLFTFASGVSLLLFYAFAMQCMSTLAIVRRETGTWKWAMIQLFGMTVLAYVVALIAFQTLN
- a CDS encoding FeoB-associated Cys-rich membrane protein; the encoded protein is MIQTILVIIAFVAALAYLIRKFFWSTKKTSKACGMSNCGCE
- a CDS encoding SCO family protein, which encodes MLKFFAKYKFFAVVMLLMSAVIVTIIYNLYKPTPKLPVYQPDMVTADLVDTSVQHIRKFHKVGDFALVNQLGDSISQAKFKDKIYVADFFFTTCQSICIDMAKSMQTLQKEYLNDPEIMLLSHSVTPEIDDVKQLQKYAKEKGVNPEKWQLVTGDKKQIYQLARKQYLASKTEGDGGPYDLVHTENFVLVDKEKRIRGFYDGTNPEEIEDLIEDISILKLEYQPED
- the rseP gene encoding RIP metalloprotease RseP, with the translated sequence MDPFYIKAIQLLLSLSLLIVLHELGHFIPAKLFKTRVEKFYLFFDLKFSLFKKKIGETVYGIGWLPLGGYVKISGMIDESMDKEQMAKPPQPWEFRSKPAWQRLIIMLGGVTVNIILGFVIYMMILLVFGRDYVKPESLSNGFTVAEPLKAYGFQDGDNFLSVDGKALENPMNINEVFMLRDFEKVEVQHTNGSIEVLEVPEDIGVELFKAGYQIPFTPVFEAKLDSIVPESPAGLAGLQPGDQVIGVNGEPVQFWHELTTVVKNSVDEDVLIKYQRNNAIDSVKIRVPEEAVIGIYVDASLERGHRDYSFTESLVGGFSFGVRQLTNYAAQFKYIFTEKGASQVGGFGAIGGLFPDTWDWVSFWETTAFISIILAFMNILPIPALDGGHVMFLLYEMVSGRKPNEKVMEYAQMVGFFVLIALVLYANGNDVYRYFFE